The following coding sequences are from one Heptranchias perlo isolate sHepPer1 unplaced genomic scaffold, sHepPer1.hap1 HAP1_SCAFFOLD_49, whole genome shotgun sequence window:
- the LOC137313870 gene encoding probable G-protein coupled receptor 139: protein MATADLLVMIINIMVYHIFSYRFPLSFLSHTPVCMFILYMTAVTLDLSVWFTVAFTFDRFVALCCQKFKTNYCTERTAATVTTTVSVLIFLKDIPVLFVFAPERIINKVQWGCRSTEAILSSPLVIAYGWFHGICRVWLPFTLIALFNSLTIRRILEASSARRGLRGHSSENQCDPEMEKRRKSIILLFTISSTFILLWLTDGVIFLTNRLTNINQYRGDRANPAFIATETGAMLKLLSSCPNTSIYAATQRKFREEQKKLLKSPWTLILRLVKNERNASNRIQF, encoded by the coding sequence ATGGCAACAGCCGATCTACTGGTCATGATCATCAATATAATGGTGTATCATATTTTCAGTTATCGCTTCCCACTTTCattcctctcccacactcccgtgTGTATGTTCATTCTATACATGACAGCTGTCACCCTCGATTTGTCTGTATGGTTCACCGTcgcgttcacatttgaccgtttTGTCGCTCTCTGCTGCCAGAAGTTCAAAACCaattattgcaccgagagaactgcTGCCACCGTTACAACAACGGTCTCTGTACTTATCTTTTTAAAGGACATCCCCGTTTTGTTTGTATTTGcacctgaacgaataattaacaaaGTGCAATGGGGCTGCCGGTCAACTGAAGctattctctcctctcctctcgttATAGCGTACGGCTGGTTTCACGGCATCTGTCGCGTTTGGCTTCCTTTCACTTTAATTGCCTTGTTTAATTCTTTGACCATCAGACGGATTTTAGAGGCCAGTAgtgcccgcaggggactccggggtcacagcagtgagaatcagtgtgatccagagatggagaaacgaaggaaatccatcattttactcttcactataTCGAGCACTTTTATACTTTTGTGGCTGACAGATGGTGTGATTTTTCTAACTAACAGACTGACAAACATCAATCAATACCGAGGCGACCGTGCTAACCCAGCATTTATCGCCACCGAAACCGGAGCTATGCTGAAGTTATTGAGTTCCTGCCCAAACACGTCTATTTATGCAGCGACACAAaggaaattcagagaagagcagaaGAAGCTGCTGAAATCTCCCTGGACACTGATTTTAAGATTGgttaaaaatgaaagaaatgcGAGCAATAGAATTCAGTTTTAG